A stretch of Armatimonadota bacterium DNA encodes these proteins:
- a CDS encoding SUMF1/EgtB/PvdO family nonheme iron enzyme encodes MTSLLLLAVLAMPQAQLKIAVFSPNVWRPDPPAASWRYRTESQFESNGLIIRAPKPDADLAKWRKALETFRKDVRAGNPECVVLRFDGRWSWVRLRFELAKALAIQPGEPVTVTCQARCTEGNGQFGLAFEVRDMNGQWRAWSGEVPSNTNLKAGGPWQQVTFTAKPPDFDPKTQYAEPIVGKDAVLSKDKGTIEVKDLTISLSSNAARQKVAKGLKKPLDLSLYDRKELQWASRAFTSAFLFLYDATAYQPQNDRLDMDPFLKRMWIRYGGADVVLLWQAYPRIGVDERNQFDFFRDLPGGLAGLKAAVDQIHKSGAKAMIPYNPWDTGTRREGVSDAVALAQLVKAIGADGVFLDTMNEPQAGLREELDRLNLGQSLEPEGTLPDFGELAVCDSSWGQWLPYYDTPGILVHKWIEPRHMQHQIRRWNTDHAREIDEAFFNASGMLVWENIFGTWNPWGDGDAAKWSVDSRLLSYLTPLIERSRWVPYAQSTPEDAYANLFSAKDAAVALIAVPRGFGKVGVKMEGQRFGHDVGRSELGPAQNGRFYAPIDRNGAIGGANTDDAYAFFNGIQGHFQGDTFKTPPNVTVDPGDHLPINPSPTLRLSRSDRPPGMVFIPGGTARMKITHQRRECGCYPDPPDLHLGPKTLDPSYWTWGDPWWQEITHDYAEHVGSFFIDEALVTNGDFEAFLKASGYVPKVKDNFLKHWGAVGTRDCPSALRDLPVVYVDLDDARAYAKWAGKRLPTEAEWQFAAQGTDGRKWPWGDKDDPARRNADSSGPSKVHAYPNGRGPNGLYDTVGNVYQWTESERLGGNTRYCILRGGSWFQAKGSGWYVLGGAHPLDHHTKFLLLGPALNRCSTIGFRCVKDARNE; translated from the coding sequence ATGACGAGCCTCCTGCTGCTCGCAGTCTTGGCCATGCCTCAAGCCCAGCTCAAGATCGCCGTATTCTCGCCCAACGTCTGGCGGCCCGATCCGCCCGCAGCGTCATGGCGCTACCGCACCGAAAGCCAGTTCGAGAGCAACGGCCTCATCATCCGCGCCCCAAAGCCGGACGCGGATTTGGCCAAATGGCGGAAGGCTCTGGAGACCTTTCGGAAAGACGTGCGAGCCGGCAATCCGGAATGCGTGGTTCTGCGCTTCGACGGCCGGTGGTCTTGGGTGAGGCTTCGTTTCGAACTGGCCAAGGCGCTGGCGATCCAGCCGGGCGAACCGGTTACCGTCACCTGCCAGGCGCGATGCACCGAAGGCAACGGCCAGTTTGGGCTCGCGTTCGAGGTCCGTGACATGAACGGACAGTGGCGGGCTTGGTCAGGCGAAGTCCCTTCGAACACGAACTTGAAGGCGGGCGGCCCATGGCAGCAAGTGACCTTCACTGCCAAGCCGCCGGACTTCGATCCGAAGACGCAATACGCCGAACCCATTGTCGGCAAGGACGCCGTGCTCTCGAAGGACAAGGGCACGATCGAGGTCAAAGACCTGACGATTTCGCTGTCGTCGAACGCCGCTCGGCAGAAGGTAGCCAAGGGGCTCAAGAAACCACTCGATCTGAGCCTCTACGATCGAAAGGAGCTCCAGTGGGCGAGCCGCGCATTCACCAGCGCGTTCTTGTTTCTCTACGATGCGACGGCCTATCAGCCGCAGAACGATCGGTTGGATATGGACCCGTTCCTCAAGCGCATGTGGATCCGCTATGGCGGCGCAGACGTCGTGCTCCTCTGGCAGGCCTACCCGCGCATCGGCGTGGACGAGCGCAACCAGTTCGACTTCTTTCGAGACTTGCCCGGTGGGCTCGCCGGCCTAAAGGCAGCAGTGGACCAAATCCACAAGTCGGGCGCCAAGGCGATGATCCCCTATAACCCTTGGGACACCGGAACCCGGCGGGAAGGCGTCTCGGACGCCGTGGCCTTGGCTCAACTTGTGAAAGCGATCGGCGCGGACGGCGTGTTCCTGGACACCATGAACGAGCCTCAGGCGGGTCTGCGCGAAGAGCTGGATAGGCTGAACCTGGGGCAGTCTCTTGAACCGGAAGGCACGCTGCCGGACTTCGGCGAGCTCGCCGTCTGCGACTCTTCCTGGGGCCAATGGCTGCCTTATTACGACACTCCAGGCATCCTGGTCCACAAGTGGATCGAGCCAAGGCACATGCAGCACCAGATCCGGCGATGGAACACCGATCATGCGAGAGAGATCGATGAGGCGTTTTTCAACGCCAGCGGCATGTTGGTTTGGGAGAACATCTTCGGGACCTGGAATCCGTGGGGCGATGGAGACGCCGCCAAATGGTCTGTTGACTCCCGCTTGTTGTCCTACTTGACGCCTCTGATCGAGCGAAGCCGTTGGGTCCCATATGCCCAATCCACGCCCGAGGACGCTTATGCCAACCTGTTTTCGGCCAAGGACGCCGCCGTGGCACTCATCGCTGTGCCGAGAGGATTTGGGAAGGTGGGCGTGAAGATGGAAGGACAGCGATTTGGGCACGACGTCGGCCGTTCGGAGCTTGGGCCGGCACAGAACGGACGGTTCTACGCACCGATCGATCGAAATGGCGCCATCGGCGGGGCGAACACAGACGACGCCTATGCGTTCTTCAACGGCATCCAGGGCCACTTCCAAGGCGACACCTTCAAGACACCTCCCAATGTCACCGTAGACCCCGGCGACCACCTCCCAATCAACCCTTCTCCGACTCTCCGTCTCTCTCGCTCTGATAGGCCTCCCGGCATGGTCTTCATCCCGGGCGGCACCGCCCGGATGAAGATCACCCACCAACGACGCGAGTGCGGGTGCTACCCGGACCCTCCGGACCTGCACCTCGGACCCAAGACCCTGGACCCATCCTATTGGACCTGGGGCGACCCGTGGTGGCAGGAGATCACCCACGACTACGCCGAGCACGTTGGGTCCTTCTTCATTGACGAGGCGCTGGTCACGAATGGAGACTTCGAGGCGTTTTTGAAGGCCTCGGGTTATGTCCCGAAGGTGAAAGACAACTTCCTGAAACACTGGGGGGCGGTGGGCACAAGGGATTGCCCCTCCGCGCTCCGCGACCTGCCGGTCGTCTACGTCGACCTCGACGATGCCCGGGCCTATGCCAAATGGGCGGGCAAGCGGTTGCCGACCGAAGCCGAATGGCAGTTCGCAGCGCAAGGGACCGACGGCCGCAAGTGGCCCTGGGGCGACAAGGACGATCCTGCTCGGCGCAACGCCGACTCGAGCGGCCCTTCCAAGGTTCATGCCTACCCGAACGGCCGTGGCCCCAATGGGCTCTACGACACCGTCGGCAACGTGTATCAGTGGACCGAATCCGAACGCCTGGGCGGCAACACGCGCTACTGCATCCTCCGCGGCGGATCGTGGTTTCAAGCCAAAGGCAGCGGCTGGTACGTGCTGGGAGGCGCCCATCCGCTGGACCACCACACCAAGTTTCTGCTGCTCGGTCCGGCGCTAAACCGCTGCTCGACGATCGGGTTTCGGTGCGTCAAAGATGCGAGAAATGAGTGA
- a CDS encoding Zn-dependent alcohol dehydrogenase gives MRIQAAVLEGPGQPFRVQEVELQEPQAGEVLVQVKAVGVCHSDWHLVSGATRHPFPCVAGHEGSGVVAATGAGVTKLKVGDPVALNWAPSCGACFYCKAGRPALCAAYIGPIWAGTMLDGTTRLSRDGQPLYHYCGLACHAEYTVVPEVSCVLMPRELPFELSALIGCAVATGVGAVLNTAKVTPGSSVAVFGCGGVGLSAIMGAKVAGAGKIMAIDREEAKQVFALAAGATEFILAKSDVRSAIKELTEDRGVDCAIECVGARSVQELAFDCLRPGGTLVIAGLSPMGEDTNFPAARLVREEKTVMGSYYGTCDAARDFPDYAAKALAGALPLAKMVSRRYPLAQINEAYADMLSGKVARGILILGE, from the coding sequence ATGCGCATTCAAGCCGCCGTGCTCGAAGGGCCGGGACAGCCGTTCCGAGTTCAAGAGGTCGAGCTTCAGGAGCCCCAGGCCGGCGAGGTGCTCGTACAGGTCAAGGCCGTCGGTGTGTGCCACTCGGACTGGCACCTGGTGAGCGGCGCGACCCGGCACCCGTTCCCTTGCGTCGCAGGTCATGAGGGATCGGGCGTGGTGGCGGCGACCGGCGCAGGCGTCACCAAGCTCAAGGTCGGCGACCCCGTGGCGCTGAACTGGGCCCCTTCGTGCGGCGCATGCTTCTACTGTAAGGCCGGACGTCCGGCGCTCTGCGCGGCGTACATCGGACCGATTTGGGCCGGGACGATGCTCGACGGAACAACGCGCCTGAGCCGCGACGGCCAGCCGCTCTATCACTATTGCGGCCTGGCATGTCACGCCGAGTACACCGTCGTTCCGGAGGTCTCTTGTGTGCTCATGCCCCGGGAGCTTCCGTTCGAACTGTCGGCGCTGATCGGTTGCGCGGTCGCTACGGGGGTTGGTGCGGTGCTGAATACGGCGAAGGTCACGCCCGGTTCAAGCGTGGCGGTGTTTGGATGTGGTGGCGTGGGATTGAGCGCGATCATGGGCGCCAAGGTCGCCGGCGCCGGGAAGATCATGGCGATTGATCGGGAGGAAGCAAAGCAGGTATTTGCTCTGGCAGCGGGGGCGACGGAGTTCATCTTGGCGAAGAGCGACGTGCGAAGCGCGATCAAAGAACTCACCGAGGACCGAGGTGTCGATTGCGCCATCGAGTGCGTAGGCGCTCGCTCCGTCCAGGAGCTTGCCTTCGACTGCCTTCGACCCGGCGGGACGCTCGTCATCGCGGGGCTTTCGCCGATGGGTGAAGACACCAACTTCCCCGCCGCACGCCTCGTCCGCGAGGAAAAGACCGTGATGGGAAGCTATTACGGCACCTGCGACGCGGCTCGTGACTTTCCCGACTACGCCGCAAAGGCCCTCGCCGGCGCCCTGCCGCTAGCGAAAATGGTCTCACGGCGATACCCTCTGGCCCAGATCAACGAAGCCTATGCCGACATGCTGTCGGGCAAGGTCGCGAGGGGAATCCTGATTCTTGGCGAATAG
- a CDS encoding succinate dehydrogenase/fumarate reductase iron-sulfur subunit — MKTKFKIWRGDKGAGKHETYETEVGEGMVVLDAVLQIQAEQAPDLAVRWNCKAGKCGSCSAEVNGNPRLMCMTRCSELPLEQGVTVEPMHTWPHIRDLVTDVSYNYEQKKLIKPFKPRKPDAPDGTWRLQQEDIDRAQEFRKCIECFMCQNVCHVLREHDKFGEFIGPRLFIHVAQLEMNPLDTEDRLEDLKKRDGIGYCNITKCCTVVCPEHIKITDNAIIPLKERVVDRYYDPIAKLLRLIGVGS, encoded by the coding sequence ATGAAGACCAAGTTCAAGATCTGGCGTGGGGACAAGGGCGCGGGCAAGCACGAGACCTATGAGACCGAGGTCGGCGAAGGGATGGTCGTGCTCGATGCCGTGCTCCAGATTCAGGCCGAGCAAGCGCCCGACCTCGCCGTCCGGTGGAACTGCAAGGCCGGCAAGTGCGGCTCCTGCTCCGCCGAGGTCAACGGCAACCCCAGATTGATGTGCATGACCCGGTGCTCGGAGCTCCCGCTCGAGCAGGGCGTCACCGTCGAGCCGATGCACACCTGGCCGCACATCCGCGACCTGGTCACCGACGTTTCTTATAACTACGAGCAAAAGAAGCTCATCAAACCGTTCAAGCCGCGCAAGCCGGACGCTCCCGATGGCACCTGGCGCTTGCAGCAGGAAGACATCGACCGCGCCCAGGAATTCCGCAAGTGCATCGAGTGCTTCATGTGCCAGAACGTCTGCCACGTGCTGCGCGAGCACGACAAGTTTGGCGAGTTCATCGGCCCGAGGCTCTTCATCCACGTCGCCCAGCTTGAAATGAACCCCCTGGACACCGAGGACCGCCTGGAAGACCTGAAGAAGCGCGACGGCATCGGCTACTGCAACATCACCAAGTGCTGCACCGTGGTCTGCCCCGAGCACATCAAGATCACCGACAACGCGATCATCCCGCTGAAGGAGCGCGTCGTGGACCGGTATTACGATCCGATCGCGAAGCTGCTAAGGTTGATCGGCGTCGGCTCGTAA
- a CDS encoding fumarate reductase/succinate dehydrogenase flavoprotein subunit: MSEHKVHEHDVLVIGAGGAGLRAAIEASGMGVSVGVVCKSLLGKAHTVMAEGGMAAAIGNTDDRDNWRVHFADTMRGGQYLNNPKMAEFHAKESPVRVLELEGWGALFDRQKDGRMLQRNFGGHRYPRLAHVGDRTGLELIRTLQDHGIHQGIDFYMEVCVTDLLKDGGKVVGAVGYDRPTGEFHIYHAKAVILATGGVGKAYAITSNSWEYTADGHSLAYRVGADLLDMEFLQFHPTGMVWPPSVKGILVTEAVRGEGGVLKNNKGERFMFNDIPENYVNQTAKDPEEGWRYVTGDKTAHRPPELLTRDHVARCINREVKEGRGSPHGGVFLDIAWIKQHIPNSEEHIKRKLPGMYHQFKELAGVDITKDAMEIGPTCHYIMGGVRVDAETQMSTVPGLFAAGECGAGLHGANRLGGNSLSDLIVFGQRAGKYAAEYAKNNSIGPLNKKDAEDAVQKALAPLERAANGDNAFKISADLQATMQALVGIVRLQDEMEEALPKLDELRKRAKVVPVSGGPAYNPGWNLALALENLIDASEAITRSAIGRKESRGAQFREDYPEKSDEFAKVNTVVRLGKNGAMELEHVPIVPLSEEQKAIIEEQKS; encoded by the coding sequence ATGAGCGAGCACAAGGTTCACGAGCATGACGTTCTCGTGATCGGCGCAGGGGGAGCGGGCCTCAGAGCCGCCATCGAAGCTTCGGGAATGGGCGTCAGCGTCGGCGTCGTCTGCAAATCCCTACTCGGAAAGGCCCACACCGTCATGGCGGAAGGGGGCATGGCCGCTGCCATCGGCAACACCGACGACCGCGACAACTGGCGCGTCCACTTTGCCGACACCATGCGCGGCGGACAGTACCTGAACAACCCGAAAATGGCCGAGTTCCACGCCAAGGAATCCCCCGTGCGCGTGCTCGAACTCGAGGGTTGGGGTGCGCTGTTCGATCGCCAGAAAGACGGCCGCATGCTCCAGCGCAACTTCGGTGGACACCGCTACCCGCGCCTCGCACACGTGGGAGACCGAACCGGCCTCGAGCTCATCCGTACCCTCCAGGATCATGGCATCCACCAGGGCATCGACTTCTACATGGAAGTGTGCGTGACCGACCTCTTGAAGGACGGCGGCAAGGTGGTCGGCGCAGTCGGCTATGATCGGCCCACCGGCGAGTTTCACATCTACCACGCCAAGGCCGTCATTCTGGCCACCGGCGGTGTGGGCAAGGCTTACGCGATCACCAGCAACTCCTGGGAATACACCGCTGACGGGCATTCCTTGGCCTATCGCGTCGGCGCGGACCTGCTTGATATGGAGTTCCTGCAGTTCCACCCCACCGGCATGGTGTGGCCGCCCTCGGTCAAGGGCATCCTCGTCACCGAGGCCGTGCGCGGCGAGGGCGGCGTGCTCAAGAACAACAAGGGCGAGCGGTTCATGTTCAACGACATCCCGGAGAACTACGTCAACCAGACCGCCAAGGACCCCGAAGAGGGTTGGCGCTATGTGACGGGCGACAAGACCGCCCACCGGCCTCCGGAACTGCTGACGCGCGACCACGTCGCGCGGTGCATCAACCGCGAAGTCAAAGAGGGGCGGGGCAGCCCCCACGGCGGAGTGTTCCTCGATATCGCCTGGATCAAGCAGCACATCCCGAATTCGGAGGAGCACATCAAACGAAAACTCCCCGGCATGTACCACCAGTTCAAGGAGCTCGCCGGAGTGGACATCACGAAGGACGCGATGGAGATTGGCCCGACCTGCCACTACATCATGGGCGGCGTCAGGGTCGATGCCGAAACGCAAATGTCCACGGTGCCCGGTCTTTTCGCCGCGGGCGAGTGCGGCGCGGGACTGCACGGCGCGAACCGACTCGGCGGCAATTCACTCTCTGACCTGATCGTCTTTGGCCAGCGCGCCGGAAAGTACGCCGCCGAATACGCCAAGAACAACTCCATCGGCCCCTTGAACAAGAAGGACGCCGAGGACGCCGTTCAAAAGGCGCTCGCGCCGCTGGAGCGCGCCGCCAACGGCGACAACGCGTTCAAGATCAGCGCCGACCTTCAGGCGACGATGCAGGCGCTGGTCGGCATCGTGAGGCTGCAGGACGAGATGGAGGAAGCCCTGCCCAAGCTGGACGAACTGCGCAAGCGCGCCAAAGTCGTACCGGTTAGCGGCGGCCCGGCCTATAACCCCGGCTGGAACCTGGCGCTGGCGCTGGAAAACCTGATCGACGCCTCTGAGGCCATCACTCGCTCGGCGATCGGGCGCAAAGAGAGCCGAGGGGCGCAGTTCCGCGAGGACTATCCGGAGAAGAGCGACGAATTCGCCAAGGTCAACACCGTCGTTAGGCTTGGAAAGAACGGAGCGATGGAACTGGAGCACGTGCCCATCGTTCCCCTATCGGAAGAGCAAAAGGCCATCATCGAGGAGCAGAAGAGCTAG
- a CDS encoding glycoside hydrolase family 9 protein yields MGLVLHLLVLSIGFQTRAFPPYAVPELDGVTVPGLPPITSRIHVDQFGYLPQENKVAIISDPVKGYNAGRGYAPGNTLKVIDRKTGRALFSAPVRPWKSGAVHEDSGDKGWWFDFSSVLRPGEYYILDPGTGKRSAIFEIRSDVFAPILRAASRMYYYQRENEDLPAPYAENPWTEKAAYRQDSHTRYVNAKNDPSTDRDMSGGWMDAGDENKYPPFNVEVIHPLLYAFRGNPKAFGDKNGIPESGNGLPDILDELKVQLDWLVKMQFTDGAVPVKMGVIDYNGKYPISDDLRPRYYGPKDTGAAIATSGFYAHAARVYGQFPRWRAFANDLKRRAVLSWNWYQRTPKTTKSDTGEIKSGGANRSVEEQEQLEVLAAIHLFALTGEQKYNDVAVAKAGKMRQLSEPVWSPYGASAAEALVDYLSLPKADAGLCKRIRAQLTKSALSAQAAPGPEADLYRAWMPTTCYHWGSNTVRANHGIVALLAAKAADVDGATRRRLRSRAADMLHSFHGVNPLTLVYLSNMGRYGAELSCQYLYHARWGAGSKHSGNPAPGYVVGGPNQQFGGKAADGAPSVEWIKTQPRGKAYADFDKAWPEASWELSEPAIYYQSTYIRLLSEFVGRER; encoded by the coding sequence ATGGGACTGGTACTCCACCTCCTCGTCCTCTCCATTGGATTCCAAACCCGGGCCTTCCCGCCCTATGCGGTGCCTGAACTCGATGGCGTCACCGTGCCGGGGCTCCCGCCGATCACCAGCCGCATCCACGTGGACCAGTTCGGCTATCTGCCGCAGGAGAACAAGGTCGCGATCATCAGCGACCCGGTGAAGGGCTACAACGCCGGAAGAGGCTACGCGCCGGGCAACACACTCAAAGTGATCGACCGAAAGACCGGCAGGGCCCTCTTCAGCGCCCCAGTTCGCCCTTGGAAAAGCGGCGCCGTGCACGAAGACTCTGGCGACAAGGGCTGGTGGTTCGACTTCTCCAGCGTTTTGAGGCCCGGCGAATACTACATCTTGGACCCCGGTACCGGCAAGCGCTCGGCGATCTTTGAAATCAGGAGCGACGTGTTCGCGCCGATCCTCCGCGCTGCCAGTCGGATGTACTACTACCAGCGCGAAAATGAAGACCTGCCGGCGCCCTATGCCGAGAACCCCTGGACCGAAAAGGCCGCCTACAGGCAGGACTCCCACACGCGCTATGTGAACGCCAAGAACGACCCCAGCACCGACCGCGACATGAGCGGAGGCTGGATGGATGCAGGCGACGAGAACAAGTACCCGCCCTTCAACGTGGAGGTCATCCACCCCCTGCTCTATGCCTTTCGCGGCAACCCCAAGGCGTTCGGCGACAAGAACGGCATCCCGGAGTCCGGCAACGGCCTTCCGGACATCCTGGACGAGTTGAAGGTGCAGCTTGATTGGCTGGTCAAGATGCAGTTCACCGATGGCGCGGTGCCCGTGAAGATGGGCGTGATCGACTACAACGGCAAATACCCGATCAGCGACGACCTGAGGCCTCGCTACTACGGGCCCAAGGACACGGGCGCCGCGATCGCAACGTCAGGCTTCTACGCGCACGCCGCGCGGGTGTATGGGCAATTCCCCCGGTGGAGGGCTTTTGCGAACGACCTGAAGCGCCGCGCGGTGCTCTCTTGGAACTGGTACCAGAGGACCCCCAAAACCACGAAGTCGGACACCGGCGAGATCAAAAGCGGCGGAGCGAACCGAAGTGTCGAGGAGCAGGAGCAGCTCGAGGTTCTGGCGGCGATCCACCTTTTCGCGCTGACCGGCGAGCAGAAATACAACGACGTCGCCGTGGCCAAGGCAGGCAAGATGCGCCAGCTCAGCGAGCCGGTCTGGAGCCCCTATGGCGCTTCTGCGGCCGAAGCCCTGGTGGATTATCTGAGCCTTCCAAAGGCCGACGCCGGGCTCTGCAAGCGCATCAGGGCCCAGCTCACCAAGTCGGCGCTCAGCGCTCAGGCCGCACCGGGACCCGAGGCCGACCTCTACCGTGCTTGGATGCCCACGACCTGCTACCACTGGGGCAGCAACACGGTCCGGGCGAACCACGGGATCGTCGCGCTCCTCGCGGCGAAAGCCGCCGACGTGGACGGGGCCACCCGGCGCAGGCTTAGGTCGCGTGCGGCCGATATGCTGCACTCGTTTCATGGGGTGAACCCGCTGACGCTCGTGTATCTCTCGAACATGGGCCGCTACGGAGCGGAGCTCTCATGCCAGTACCTGTATCACGCGCGCTGGGGCGCCGGCTCGAAGCACTCAGGCAACCCCGCGCCGGGCTATGTGGTGGGCGGGCCCAACCAGCAGTTCGGCGGAAAGGCCGCCGACGGCGCGCCGAGCGTGGAATGGATCAAGACGCAGCCCCGCGGGAAAGCGTATGCCGACTTCGACAAAGCCTGGCCCGAGGCGAGTTGGGAACTGAGCGAACCGGCGATCTACTACCAGTCCACCTACATTCGCTTGTTGAGTGAGTTTGTTGGGAGGGAGAGGTAG
- a CDS encoding CapA family protein translates to MTTLLRVAGLAAVWAVGTCPGHLLPGPLGIVESPSRTLASSRLGESSPVITLAAVGDVMLGRWVGKRIAKVGTDQFFSGFSKELNQADMTFANLECALTKTTKSANKKIVLRADPALAPALSRAGFSLLSLANNHALDFGESGLDETVSALKAANLVPIGRESDPVLWELKGVTVAFLAYCDFPRDSGGKGIRYTDEETLAADISLAKQQGTDVVVVAWHWGTEGSAKPNARQRHLARLAASAGADLILGSHPHVLQPVEWIPRNDGRRCLVAYSLGNFIFDAVKEPERRTAILKVRLGKGGVQGYTLSSYRIQNGAPIPIQK, encoded by the coding sequence TTGACGACACTTCTCCGGGTGGCGGGGCTTGCGGCGGTCTGGGCCGTTGGCACATGTCCGGGCCACTTGTTGCCTGGTCCCTTGGGCATAGTCGAATCCCCATCGCGCACCTTGGCGTCTTCGCGCCTGGGCGAGAGTTCCCCTGTGATCACCCTCGCCGCAGTCGGTGACGTCATGCTGGGCCGATGGGTCGGTAAGCGGATCGCAAAGGTGGGGACAGACCAGTTCTTTTCTGGGTTCAGCAAAGAACTCAACCAGGCCGACATGACCTTCGCCAACCTGGAGTGCGCCCTCACCAAAACAACGAAATCGGCCAACAAGAAGATCGTCCTGAGAGCCGATCCAGCCCTGGCCCCAGCCCTCTCGCGCGCAGGATTCAGCCTGCTCTCACTCGCGAACAACCACGCGCTCGACTTCGGCGAATCCGGTCTGGACGAAACGGTCTCTGCGCTAAAGGCCGCCAACCTCGTCCCGATCGGCCGCGAATCCGATCCCGTGCTGTGGGAGCTCAAGGGCGTCACGGTCGCCTTTCTCGCCTATTGCGACTTCCCCAGGGACTCCGGCGGCAAGGGCATCCGCTACACCGACGAGGAAACGCTCGCAGCCGACATCTCGCTTGCCAAGCAGCAGGGCACCGACGTGGTCGTTGTCGCCTGGCATTGGGGGACCGAAGGTTCGGCAAAGCCAAACGCCCGCCAACGCCACTTGGCGCGCCTGGCCGCAAGCGCAGGCGCGGACCTTATCCTGGGCAGCCATCCCCACGTATTGCAGCCGGTCGAGTGGATCCCGCGAAACGACGGCAGAAGGTGCCTGGTCGCCTACTCGCTCGGCAACTTCATCTTCGACGCCGTGAAGGAACCGGAGCGCCGAACGGCGATCCTCAAAGTGCGGTTGGGCAAGGGCGGCGTTCAGGGCTATACCCTGAGCTCCTACCGCATCCAGAACGGCGCGCCCATCCCTATTCAGAAGTAA